In a single window of the Emys orbicularis isolate rEmyOrb1 chromosome 11, rEmyOrb1.hap1, whole genome shotgun sequence genome:
- the LOC135885639 gene encoding putative methyltransferase DDB_G0268948, whose amino-acid sequence MAVRLLDTQYDADSYQKYRFSPSENLQSVIFSYLEEKKVDPIRLAVDVGCGSGQSTRVLAARFEKVVGTDISEAQIEAAKQAASFPNVSYHVCPAEELPFEDGSVDLITAFTAAHWFDLPRFMKEVDRVLKPHGCVALSTYTTDFSMHYKDCSERLTEIFTETRDLLLKYADEKVNLVNAEYKEVFESVPFPDKKRVTQILDKIPMSVSEVIGLFQSFSMYQAFLRSDPEAAKSLLQKTEQRFLETMGVCSNETQVEIGIRSVSVLACKGP is encoded by the exons ATGGCTGTGCGTTTGTTAGATACACAGTATGATGCAGATTCCTATCAGAAATACAGATTCTCTCCCTCTGAAAATCTCCAAAGTGTCATCTTCTCCTACCTGGAAGAAAAG AAAGTAGACCCCATTCGGCTGGCAGTGGATGTCGGCTGCGGGTCGGGACAAAGCACTCGCGTACTCGCAGCTCGTTTTGAGAAGGTGGTTGGAACAGACATCAGTGAAGCTCAAATAGAGGCAGCCAAACAAGCTGCTTCCTTCCCAAATGTTTCTTACCA TGTGTGCCCTGCAGAGGAGCTGCCATTTGAGGATGGTTCTGTGGACCTCATTACTGCTTTTACAGCTGCCCACTGGTTTGATCTGCCGAGGTTCATGAAAGAAGTGGATCGAGTTCTCAAGCCACATGGCTGTGTGGCCCTAAGCACCTACACTACAGACTTCAGTATGCACTATAAAGACTGCTCGGAGAGGCTTACGGAAATCTTCACTGAG ACCCGGGACCTGCTTCTTAAATATGCAGATGAAAAAGTAAATCTTGTCAATGCAGAGTATAAAGAGGTGTTTGAGTCCGTGCCTTTTCCAGACAAGAAGAG AGTTACCCAGATCTTAGACAAAATTCCCATGTCCGTTTCTGAGGTGATCGGGCTATTCCAGTCCTTCTCCATGTATCAAGCCTTTCTGAGGAGTGACCCTGAAGCAGCAAAATCCCTCCTCCAAAAAACTGAACAAAG GTTCCTGGAGACCATGGGAGTTTGCTCTAATGAAACCCAGGTAGAGATCGGGATAAGGAGTGTTTCTGTTCTAGCCTGCAAGGGGCCGTGA
- the LOC135885888 gene encoding putative methyltransferase DDB_G0268948 — protein MAVRLFEARDHAVSYQKYRFSPPENLQSVIFSYLEEKKVDPIRLAVDVGCGSGQSTRVLAARFEKVVGTDISEAQIEAAKQAASFPNVSYHVCPAEELPFEDGSVDLITAFTAAHWFDLPRFMKEVDRVLKPRGCVALSTYTTDFSMHYKDCSERLTEIFTETQDLLLKYADEKVNLVIAEYKEVFQSVPFPDKKRVTQILDKIPLSVSGVIGLFQSFSMYQAFLRSDPEAAKSLLQKTEQRFLETMGVCSNETQVENGIRSVCVLGCKGP, from the exons ATGGCTGTGCGTTTGTTTGAGGCACGAGATCATGCAGTTTCCTATCAGAAATACAGATTCTCTCCCCCTGAAAACCTCCAAAGTGTCATCTTCTCTTACCTGGAAGAAAAG AAAGTAGACCCCATTCGGCTGGCAGTGGATGTCGGCTGCGGGTCGGGACAAAGCACTCGCGTACTCGCAGCTCGTTTTGAGAAGGTGGTTGGAACAGACATCAGTGAAGCTCAAATAGAGGCAGCCAAACAAGCTGCTTCCTTCCCAAATGTTTCTTACCA TGTGTGCCCTGCAGAGGAGCTGCCATTTGAGGATGGTTCTGTGGACCTCATTACTGCTTTTACAGCTGCCCACTGGTTTGATCTGCCGAGGTTCATGAAAGAAGTGGATCGAGTTCTCAAGCCACGTGGCTGTGTGGCCCTAAGCACCTACACTACAGACTTCAGTATGCACTATAAAGACTGCTCGGAGAGGCTTACGGAAATCTTCACTGAG ACCCAGGACCTGCTTCTTAAATATGCAGATGAAAAAGTAAATCTTGTGATTGCAGAGTATAAAGAGGTGTTTCAGTCCGTGCCTTTTCCAGACAAGAAGAG AGTTACCCAGATCTTAGACAAAATTCCCTTATCCGTCTCTGGGGTGATCGGGCTATTCCAGTCCTTCTCCATGTATCAAGCCTTTCTGAGGAGCGACCCTGAAGCAGCAAAATCCCTCCTCCAAAAAACTGAACAAAG GTTCCTGGAGACCATGGGAGTTTGCTCTAATGAAACCCAGGTAGAGAATGGGATAAGGAGTGTTTGTGTTCTGGGCTGCAAAGGGCCATGA